One Tunturibacter gelidoferens genomic region harbors:
- a CDS encoding ABC transporter permease — MLNKLIFANLGHRPVRTLLSVLAIAVEVTMILTLVGVSHGTLDQSAQRARGVGADIWFRPPGSSAIGLSSAPMSDKIPALLMQEPHVTFAMGTMVQPLSGFDAMTGLDLDDFQRLNGGFRYLKGGPLVDDNDVIVDEYYAQQKHLHLGDTLNLVNHDWKLVGIFESGKLSRICVKLRILQAMTGNQGRLSQIFVKVDNPNNAQAVVDALRVKYHGYQIYTMEEFTSMLSISNVGMLKSFIGVVIGVAVIVGFIVVFMAMYTAVLERTREIGILKAVGGSSGLILNILFRETLLLALLGSVVGILLTYGTQWLMKHAMSVSLVQETVYDWWPISTGIAVVGALLGAIVPGVKAVKQDVTEALSYE, encoded by the coding sequence TTGCTCAATAAGCTGATATTCGCGAATCTTGGCCACCGACCGGTCCGCACGTTGCTGAGCGTGCTTGCGATTGCCGTTGAGGTGACGATGATCCTGACGTTGGTTGGGGTCAGCCACGGAACGTTGGATCAATCCGCTCAAAGGGCGCGTGGGGTGGGCGCCGATATATGGTTTCGGCCGCCGGGGTCTTCAGCGATCGGACTGAGCTCGGCTCCGATGAGCGATAAGATTCCTGCCCTGCTGATGCAGGAGCCGCACGTCACGTTTGCGATGGGGACCATGGTTCAACCCCTCTCTGGGTTCGATGCGATGACGGGGCTCGACCTTGACGATTTTCAGAGACTGAACGGAGGGTTCCGTTATTTGAAAGGTGGGCCGCTGGTCGACGACAACGACGTGATCGTCGACGAATACTACGCCCAACAAAAACACCTACACCTGGGCGATACCCTTAATCTGGTCAATCATGATTGGAAACTGGTGGGAATCTTCGAATCGGGTAAGCTCTCTCGCATCTGCGTAAAGTTGCGGATTCTTCAGGCGATGACTGGAAACCAAGGCCGTCTAAGCCAGATCTTCGTTAAGGTGGATAACCCAAACAACGCGCAAGCAGTGGTGGATGCTTTGAGAGTGAAGTATCACGGGTACCAGATTTACACTATGGAAGAGTTCACCTCAATGCTTTCCATCAGCAATGTTGGAATGCTGAAAAGCTTTATCGGGGTAGTGATTGGGGTTGCCGTGATCGTGGGTTTCATCGTGGTGTTTATGGCGATGTACACGGCGGTGTTGGAGCGAACGCGGGAGATCGGGATCTTGAAGGCAGTCGGCGGGTCTTCGGGATTGATCTTGAACATCCTGTTTCGCGAGACGTTATTGCTGGCGCTACTCGGTTCGGTGGTCGGCATTCTCCTGACCTATGGAACGCAGTGGCTGATGAAACATGCTATGTCGGTGAGCCTGGTGCAGGAGACGGTCTACGACTGGTGGCCGATCTCCACCGGCATTGCGGTGGTGGGAGCGCTTCTGGGTGCGATCGTCCCGGGCGTCAAAGCCGTGAAGCAGGATGTTACAGAGGCTCTCTCCTATGAGTGA
- a CDS encoding ExbD/TolR family protein, whose amino-acid sequence MGMGGGNTGGAMSDMNVTPLIDVLLVLLIIFMVIVPVTPRGLETLVPQPPKEHHEDPVNDRTIVVQVLSNGAAAPAYKINDNSFNKSDLEPKLVEIFATRQEKVMFVKGDKDLDFSKVAEVIDFGHQAGVDNIGLITPRVEAGQ is encoded by the coding sequence ATGGGAATGGGTGGTGGAAATACCGGCGGAGCGATGTCGGACATGAATGTAACGCCGCTGATCGACGTTCTTCTGGTGCTGTTGATCATCTTCATGGTCATCGTGCCGGTAACGCCTCGAGGCCTGGAGACGCTGGTTCCTCAGCCGCCCAAGGAGCACCACGAAGATCCGGTCAACGACCGTACGATCGTAGTGCAGGTGCTGTCGAACGGAGCGGCTGCACCCGCTTATAAGATCAACGATAATTCGTTCAACAAGTCGGACTTGGAGCCCAAGCTAGTGGAGATCTTCGCGACTCGGCAGGAGAAGGTCATGTTTGTCAAAGGCGACAAGGATCTCGACTTCAGCAAGGTTGCTGAGGTTATCGACTTCGGTCATCAAGCTGGCGTAGATAATATTGGTCTCATTACACCTCGAGTGGAAGCAGGACAGTAG
- a CDS encoding ExbD/TolR family protein — MAFSTTGSSEGSGFSSEIDVTPLIDVLLVTLIIFMVIVPVMPRGLAAALPKTGRASTVDEAPNRVIMVQVELRSAHVIYRINGVGADKGQFGPLLSELLSRQMTRRI, encoded by the coding sequence ATGGCATTCTCAACGACTGGAAGTTCGGAAGGTAGTGGTTTTTCCTCTGAGATCGACGTAACCCCACTGATCGACGTCTTGCTGGTGACGCTCATCATCTTTATGGTGATCGTGCCGGTAATGCCGCGTGGATTGGCTGCCGCGCTTCCTAAGACCGGTCGTGCGAGTACCGTTGACGAAGCGCCGAATCGAGTGATCATGGTGCAGGTTGAGCTCCGGTCTGCGCATGTCATCTATCGCATTAATGGTGTTGGGGCCGACAAGGGTCAGTTCGGCCCGCTGCTGTCGGAACTGCTGTCACGGCAGATGACGCGGCGAATTTGA
- a CDS encoding ExbD/TolR family protein has product MSINKREEGKKVNSNINVTPMVDVMLVLLIIFMVITPMLNNKVNVDLPKADAAVVMEDANKEDAVVVAVTRDGRTFLGGDQVTLDDLGPKISAKLENKTSKEVFMRADIRANYGKVMDAVDGIRSAGVSQLGLLTERTDDSGTATTKK; this is encoded by the coding sequence ATGAGTATCAATAAGCGGGAGGAAGGCAAGAAGGTCAACTCCAACATCAACGTGACGCCGATGGTGGACGTGATGCTGGTGTTGTTGATCATCTTCATGGTCATCACTCCCATGTTGAACAACAAGGTCAACGTGGACCTGCCGAAGGCTGACGCCGCGGTGGTGATGGAAGATGCCAATAAGGAAGACGCCGTTGTAGTCGCTGTGACTCGCGATGGCAGGACGTTTCTGGGCGGCGACCAGGTAACGCTCGATGATCTTGGACCTAAGATCTCTGCGAAGCTGGAAAATAAGACCAGCAAAGAGGTCTTTATGCGCGCGGATATACGTGCCAACTACGGTAAAGTGATGGACGCGGTTGATGGAATCCGGTCCGCCGGTGTGAGCCAGCTTGGCCTGCTGACCGAAAGAACAGACGACAGCGGAACGGCGACTACCAAGAAGTAA